From the genome of Rhodothermales bacterium, one region includes:
- a CDS encoding ATP-binding protein, with protein MRPFLPPLLLVALCGASLIACSSEGGTHDPKALPYTLVPVRNLGMGVQAADLNGDGIDEVVISKLPGGRPPGVMAVWLQTYDGRTIEQANFEGQILRLHFLDLDGDGTLETLVPYIRSDSLFLGIVDVRGRKRGGFFLVAGEPREEPEGALPWDPNIEAFYAVDADDDARGELVTVVQTGYARLPRGVLVHDLPDGEPLGQVIIGGRPESSFLSDVGGDAAPELVVSTWSPNNGAVAGGFDDAHSYVIAFDLNPALEVRWSKETGGLWSGTYVASADFDGDGHRELLICTTTASSKPEEARFEIVESGTGRTLRHRSIAEPLRWALAVDLDRDAQPEIVAVRSPDEVWVFDGRLERVQRRRIARELGTLGVWPDMDGDGVDELTVGSTEGELLLDPALRVKAIMPGEVVGVMRRGIGRSPYLLVGHGEQVWAMELVENRLWWVYRYGPLALWVLGVAGALGAVAGGRSLYQRTRLLERVYPVAVDGAANGVLVLDDAGRIVLMNAALCEWLGLAEARPVKGGAVGAVLGEAPALAAFLRQALADDPPRHHAEEVALGANGQQHVHYVAADPVALQNGRAPHWLVTLAPGRRDATYLDARLWAAMAEEITHKLRNALGAILLEAEELQVAYRQQAPASSGTLDPYTERIAERVNTLRRETLQLLSIHDVEALTLTRSDLSSVVRDVEETLARDRPPRAELRFRLEDGLPAVAVDRERMQAALENLVSNAFRAVSGGGIVTVSTYAVPNLQRAQTAFEPADYAVLEVRDNGTGIAPADLRSIFEPGFSTAEFGTGLGLALVQRIAAHHGGFVKVESEAGVGSLFSLYLPVADAGPVQRNA; from the coding sequence ATGCGCCCGTTCCTCCCGCCACTGCTCCTCGTCGCGCTCTGTGGGGCCTCGCTGATCGCCTGCTCGTCGGAGGGCGGCACGCACGACCCGAAGGCGCTCCCGTACACGCTCGTACCTGTCCGCAACCTCGGCATGGGGGTGCAGGCAGCGGACCTCAACGGAGATGGGATCGATGAGGTGGTGATCTCCAAATTGCCTGGCGGGCGACCACCAGGCGTGATGGCCGTATGGCTCCAGACCTACGACGGGCGGACCATCGAGCAGGCCAACTTCGAAGGCCAGATTCTGCGTCTGCACTTCCTCGATCTCGATGGGGACGGCACTCTCGAAACCCTCGTCCCGTACATCCGCAGCGACTCCCTCTTCCTCGGTATCGTCGACGTGCGGGGCCGGAAGCGCGGCGGGTTCTTCCTCGTGGCGGGAGAGCCGCGGGAAGAGCCCGAAGGGGCGCTCCCCTGGGACCCGAATATCGAAGCGTTCTACGCCGTCGACGCCGACGACGATGCGAGAGGCGAGCTCGTGACCGTCGTCCAAACCGGGTACGCTCGGCTCCCCCGAGGCGTGCTGGTTCACGATCTGCCAGACGGCGAGCCGCTCGGGCAGGTCATCATCGGAGGTCGGCCGGAGTCCTCCTTCCTGAGCGATGTCGGTGGAGATGCTGCGCCGGAGCTAGTGGTGAGCACGTGGTCGCCGAACAACGGAGCGGTGGCCGGAGGCTTCGACGACGCGCACTCCTACGTCATCGCCTTCGATCTGAATCCGGCGCTAGAGGTGCGGTGGTCGAAGGAGACGGGCGGGCTATGGAGCGGGACCTACGTTGCCTCCGCCGACTTCGACGGGGACGGGCACCGCGAACTACTGATATGCACCACGACGGCGTCCTCGAAGCCGGAAGAGGCGCGCTTCGAAATCGTAGAGTCGGGCACGGGGCGCACCCTCCGGCACCGAAGCATCGCCGAGCCGCTGCGATGGGCACTGGCCGTCGACTTGGATCGGGATGCCCAACCGGAGATCGTAGCCGTTCGGTCGCCGGACGAGGTGTGGGTCTTTGATGGACGGCTCGAACGGGTTCAGCGCCGCCGGATCGCACGGGAACTGGGGACCCTCGGCGTCTGGCCGGACATGGACGGCGACGGGGTGGACGAGCTTACGGTGGGCTCAACGGAGGGGGAACTGTTGCTCGACCCGGCGCTTCGAGTGAAGGCGATCATGCCCGGCGAGGTTGTCGGCGTCATGCGACGAGGGATCGGCCGGTCGCCGTACCTCCTCGTCGGACACGGGGAGCAGGTCTGGGCGATGGAACTCGTCGAGAACCGGCTCTGGTGGGTCTACCGGTACGGGCCGCTCGCGCTGTGGGTGCTCGGGGTCGCCGGTGCGCTCGGGGCCGTGGCGGGCGGACGTTCCCTCTACCAGCGCACTCGATTGCTGGAGCGGGTCTACCCCGTCGCCGTGGACGGGGCGGCGAACGGAGTGCTCGTGCTCGACGACGCCGGGCGCATCGTGCTGATGAACGCTGCCCTGTGCGAGTGGCTCGGGCTTGCCGAGGCGCGGCCGGTGAAGGGGGGGGCGGTCGGCGCGGTGCTCGGCGAGGCCCCCGCCCTTGCTGCGTTCCTCCGTCAAGCGCTCGCCGATGACCCACCCCGCCACCACGCCGAAGAGGTGGCGCTGGGGGCGAACGGGCAGCAGCACGTCCACTACGTCGCGGCCGATCCGGTCGCCCTCCAGAACGGGCGCGCCCCGCACTGGCTCGTCACCCTCGCGCCGGGCCGACGGGACGCTACCTACCTCGACGCTCGGCTGTGGGCGGCGATGGCCGAGGAGATCACCCACAAGCTCCGCAATGCGCTCGGAGCCATCTTGCTGGAGGCCGAGGAATTGCAAGTCGCCTACCGGCAGCAGGCCCCGGCGTCGTCTGGGACTCTCGACCCGTACACCGAGCGTATCGCCGAACGCGTCAACACACTCCGACGGGAGACGCTTCAACTCCTGAGCATCCACGACGTGGAGGCCCTTACCCTCACCCGGTCGGACCTCAGCAGCGTGGTGCGCGACGTGGAGGAGACCCTTGCGCGGGACCGCCCGCCCCGTGCCGAGCTTCGTTTCCGGCTGGAAGACGGGCTCCCGGCCGTCGCCGTAGATCGAGAGCGGATGCAGGCCGCGCTGGAAAACCTCGTCTCGAACGCCTTCCGCGCCGTCAGCGGCGGGGGCATCGTCACGGTCTCCACCTACGCGGTACCGAATTTGCAGCGGGCACAGACAGCCTTCGAACCGGCCGACTACGCGGTGCTGGAGGTCCGGGACAACGGGACGGGGATCGCACCAGCGGACCTCCGCTCCATCTTCGAGCCGGGCTTCTCGACCGCCGAGTTCGGGACGGGCCTCGGGCTGGCGCTCGTACAGCGCATTGCCGCACACCACGGCGGCTTCGTCAAGGTGGAGAGCGAAGCGGGCGTCGGCTCGCTCTTCAGCCTCTATCTCCCCGTCGCAGACGCAGGACCCGTCCAACGGAATGCGTGA
- a CDS encoding sigma-54 dependent transcriptional regulator: MREPHPIAAKEEPGSGPRPRILVVDDEQAFREAICRTLRTEGYDAVAAVEGQQALDTLGAQPVDLVLLDLKLDHSALSGMGVLRAVVEDHPQTPVVMISGRGTIRAAVEATHLGAHDFLEKDVGRERILLTVRNTLEKARLERQRDRLLDEANWPYRLAGSSTAMETVRRAIARAAHTDLPVLITGERGVGKELVAQNIHRQSARAEGRFLAVNVAALSEGLVESELFGHEKGAFNDAVQRIGKFEAAEGGTLFLDEIADMTLATQAKVLRALQEHEVTRVGGNGVIRVDTRVIAATNKDLPAEIEAGAFRADLYDRLDVLRLYVPSLRERSEDVSELVEHVVAQHWTEKGRPFKRFSVEALAAMAGYDWPGNVRELVNGVHRLMANVEGDTIHPRHVAAHVSHRWRGRSGTSVPRVEAPVTAPPLLLIRPLDEAAKGFERRYLVQALIVNGWKKVKTAAALGIDRATLYRKMQEHEIEVPEKHGGLSGDGAGA, translated from the coding sequence ATGCGTGAGCCGCACCCCATAGCCGCAAAGGAGGAGCCCGGTAGCGGCCCCCGTCCGCGCATCCTCGTCGTAGACGACGAGCAGGCCTTCCGCGAAGCGATCTGCCGCACGCTCCGCACCGAGGGCTACGACGCCGTCGCTGCCGTCGAGGGGCAGCAGGCCCTCGACACCCTCGGCGCGCAGCCCGTCGACCTCGTCCTGCTCGACCTCAAGCTCGATCACTCCGCGCTCTCCGGGATGGGCGTGCTGCGCGCCGTCGTCGAAGACCACCCGCAGACGCCGGTGGTGATGATCTCGGGCCGGGGCACGATCCGGGCGGCGGTCGAGGCGACCCACCTCGGCGCGCACGACTTCCTGGAGAAGGACGTCGGCCGCGAGCGGATCCTGCTCACCGTCCGCAACACGCTCGAAAAGGCCCGGCTGGAGCGCCAGCGTGACCGGCTGCTCGACGAGGCGAACTGGCCCTACCGGCTGGCGGGCTCCAGCACGGCCATGGAGACGGTCCGCCGCGCCATCGCTCGCGCCGCCCACACGGATCTGCCGGTGCTCATCACCGGCGAGCGCGGGGTGGGCAAAGAGCTCGTCGCTCAGAACATCCACCGCCAGAGTGCGCGGGCCGAGGGGCGCTTCCTCGCGGTCAACGTCGCTGCACTCTCGGAGGGGCTCGTCGAGAGCGAGCTGTTCGGGCACGAGAAGGGAGCCTTCAACGACGCCGTGCAGCGGATCGGGAAATTCGAGGCGGCCGAGGGCGGCACCCTCTTCCTCGACGAGATCGCCGACATGACGCTTGCCACGCAGGCGAAGGTGCTCCGCGCCCTTCAGGAGCACGAGGTCACCCGCGTCGGTGGGAACGGCGTGATCCGAGTGGACACCCGCGTCATCGCAGCGACGAACAAAGACCTGCCGGCGGAGATCGAAGCGGGGGCCTTCCGCGCCGACCTCTACGACCGTCTCGACGTTCTTCGTCTCTACGTCCCGTCCCTGCGCGAGCGCTCCGAAGACGTCTCCGAGCTCGTCGAGCACGTCGTGGCGCAGCATTGGACGGAGAAGGGGCGGCCGTTCAAGCGGTTCTCGGTGGAGGCGCTGGCCGCGATGGCCGGGTATGACTGGCCGGGCAACGTCCGCGAGCTCGTCAACGGCGTCCACCGCCTCATGGCGAACGTGGAAGGCGATACGATCCACCCCCGACACGTAGCGGCGCATGTGAGCCACCGATGGCGAGGGAGATCGGGTACGTCGGTGCCGCGCGTTGAGGCGCCGGTAACTGCACCGCCGCTCCTCCTGATCCGACCGCTCGACGAGGCGGCGAAGGGCTTCGAGCGTCGGTACCTCGTGCAGGCGCTCATCGTGAACGGATGGAAGAAGGTGAAGACGGCCGCTGCGCTTGGGATCGACCGCGCGACGCTCTATCGCAAGATGCAGGAGCACGAGATTGAGGTCCCGGAAAAGCATGGCGGGCTCAGCGGCGACGGCGCTGGTGCGTAG
- a CDS encoding choice-of-anchor J domain-containing protein, which yields MRINTRRTLCIQTIFCSLFLSGLVLLTLPAAATQADTLWSENWEGDFTDNWFVDNGSWEVGEPTSGPGSAYEGGNVGATVLDGDYSDSAPDSRLIRFTSFVVPSAEMNPALRFWHYVSFGGGDFGRVDISTDGGNIWESLSPNYFPHSTERWTNPRLDLSAYAGQEVQLALFFHSENLGGGSADPSSGWYVDDIAVITGPPLEFDNPQNWEAGIGDWVVAELGTWEVGEPTSGPGGAFAGTQAAATILDGNYADSAPDSRLISPLFTVPALAENPRLRFWHWWSFGGGDYGRVEISNDGGTMWEALSPNYTSHSTSRWTRPLLDLSAYAGQEVQLALFFHSENLGGGSADPSSGWYVDDIAVITGSLPPVNIPEGWETGVGGWHADFGTWEVGIPTSGPGSANTGEQSAATILDGNYSDSALDSRLISPVFVLDGTATSRVCFWHWFSFGGGDFGETQIREIGGEWTTIGGPFTSNSSGVWTFFCTSSLPAYAGQEVQLAFFFHSENLGGGSADPGVGWYIDDIGGLVTVASEEQATSGSWNLRGVYPNPFARETIFAFFLPGSAEVMLRVFDVLGREVGTVTPGLLPAGEHRIPWRAAGLASGVYLYRVEARMPGGTEVRSGRLTVMQ from the coding sequence ATGCGAATCAATACAAGGCGCACACTCTGCATCCAAACGATCTTTTGCAGCCTGTTCCTCTCGGGCCTCGTGCTCCTCACCCTCCCTGCTGCCGCGACGCAAGCCGATACGCTGTGGTCTGAGAATTGGGAAGGCGACTTCACTGACAACTGGTTCGTGGACAACGGTTCCTGGGAGGTAGGCGAGCCGACGAGCGGGCCGGGCAGCGCCTACGAAGGGGGGAACGTAGGGGCTACGGTGCTTGACGGGGACTACTCCGACTCTGCGCCCGACAGCCGGCTCATCCGTTTTACATCCTTCGTAGTCCCCTCGGCGGAAATGAACCCGGCGCTGCGATTCTGGCACTACGTGAGCTTCGGTGGCGGCGACTTTGGGCGGGTGGATATCAGCACGGACGGAGGAAACATATGGGAATCGCTTTCGCCGAATTATTTCCCACACAGCACGGAGCGGTGGACGAACCCTCGGCTCGATCTCAGCGCCTATGCGGGGCAGGAGGTGCAACTCGCCCTCTTCTTCCATTCCGAAAACCTCGGGGGTGGGAGCGCGGACCCCAGCTCCGGTTGGTACGTCGACGATATTGCCGTCATTACGGGTCCGCCTCTGGAATTCGATAACCCACAGAATTGGGAGGCTGGTATTGGCGATTGGGTCGTCGCTGAGCTCGGCACATGGGAAGTAGGGGAGCCCACGAGCGGCCCGGGAGGTGCCTTTGCAGGAACGCAGGCCGCGGCCACAATACTCGATGGGAATTATGCCGACTCTGCGCCGGACAGCCGCCTGATCAGCCCACTCTTTACAGTCCCTGCCTTAGCTGAGAACCCACGGCTGAGGTTCTGGCATTGGTGGAGCTTTGGCGGTGGCGACTATGGGCGCGTCGAGATCAGCAACGACGGGGGTACGATGTGGGAAGCTCTATCGCCGAACTACACCTCCCATAGCACGAGCCGCTGGACGAGGCCGTTGCTCGATCTCAGCGCCTATGCGGGGCAGGAGGTGCAACTCGCCCTCTTCTTCCATTCCGAAAACCTCGGGGGTGGGAGCGCGGACCCCAGCTCCGGTTGGTACGTCGACGATATTGCCGTCATTACGGGCTCCCTCCCTCCGGTGAACATCCCAGAAGGTTGGGAAACGGGTGTTGGAGGGTGGCATGCTGACTTTGGGACGTGGGAGGTTGGTATCCCCACAAGCGGGCCGGGAAGTGCTAATACAGGGGAGCAAAGCGCCGCCACGATCTTAGATGGTAACTACTCCGATTCCGCATTAGATAGTCGACTCATCAGCCCAGTCTTCGTACTCGACGGTACTGCGACTTCTCGTGTTTGCTTCTGGCACTGGTTCAGCTTCGGAGGAGGCGACTTCGGGGAAACACAGATCCGAGAGATAGGAGGCGAATGGACGACCATCGGTGGACCGTTCACGAGCAATAGTAGTGGAGTCTGGACCTTCTTCTGCACCAGCTCTCTACCTGCTTACGCGGGGCAGGAGGTGCAACTCGCATTCTTCTTCCACTCCGAGAACCTTGGGGGTGGGAGCGCAGATCCCGGCGTCGGATGGTACATCGACGACATCGGTGGGCTCGTTACCGTTGCCTCGGAAGAGCAAGCCACCTCAGGCTCTTGGAACCTCCGTGGCGTGTATCCGAACCCCTTTGCTAGGGAGACCATCTTCGCTTTCTTTCTACCGGGATCAGCGGAGGTTATGCTCCGTGTATTCGACGTGCTCGGGCGCGAGGTGGGGACGGTGACGCCGGGGCTGTTGCCGGCGGGCGAGCACCGAATCCCGTGGCGCGCGGCGGGGCTGGCGAGCGGAGTCTACCTCTACCGCGTCGAGGCGAGGATGCCCGGCGGGACGGAGGTGCGGTCGGGGCGGCTCACGGTGATGCAGTGA
- a CDS encoding NRDE family protein — protein sequence MCVLFVAREVHPRYPLVIASNRDEAHARPTAPAAFWDDAPHVLAGRDLKAGGTWSGVTTTGRWAALTNIRAPEWMGTEAPRSRGALVADFLRGDAAPADYAADATAERQEYGGFNLLVGTLDDLWYSSSRMATPRRLGAGLFGLSNGALDDPWPKVARGGQGFQRWVEDDGLGEEDLFALMRDETRAPDDLLPLTGVGVETERFLSPLFIVSPAYGTRATTLLTVRGDGTARVIERSYRPDGAAAGTVAYDFRLA from the coding sequence ATGTGCGTTCTCTTCGTCGCCCGCGAGGTGCACCCGCGTTACCCGCTCGTCATTGCGTCCAATCGGGACGAGGCGCACGCGCGGCCGACGGCCCCGGCGGCGTTCTGGGACGACGCGCCGCACGTCCTCGCCGGACGCGACCTCAAAGCCGGCGGCACGTGGTCGGGTGTCACGACGACCGGCCGCTGGGCGGCGCTGACGAACATCCGCGCGCCCGAGTGGATGGGCACGGAAGCGCCCCGCTCGCGCGGCGCCCTCGTCGCCGACTTCCTCCGCGGCGACGCCGCGCCCGCCGACTACGCCGCCGACGCCACGGCCGAGCGACAGGAGTACGGCGGCTTCAACCTGCTCGTCGGCACGCTCGACGACCTCTGGTACAGCTCGAGCCGGATGGCGACGCCGCGCCGGCTGGGGGCCGGGCTCTTCGGGCTTAGCAACGGCGCGCTCGACGACCCGTGGCCGAAGGTGGCGCGCGGTGGGCAGGGGTTCCAGCGGTGGGTCGAGGACGATGGGCTCGGCGAGGAGGACCTCTTCGCCCTCATGCGAGACGAGACGCGGGCGCCGGACGACCTGCTGCCCCTCACCGGCGTCGGCGTCGAGACGGAGCGGTTCCTCTCGCCACTTTTTATCGTCAGCCCGGCGTACGGGACGCGGGCGACGACGCTGCTCACCGTCCGCGGCGACGGCACCGCGCGCGTCATCGAGCGTTCGTACCGGCCGGACGGCGCGGCGGCGGGCACGGTCGCCTACGATTTTCGCCTCGCGTGA
- a CDS encoding formate/nitrite transporter family protein: MAQPPPSRTSRRAVINAQEPARPGEEMRATLDRAKSGAPASGHAVRDLFSTDEIFQRLVATADEEFVRSTRLLFLSGLAAGLSIGLTLMARSAGTAAVPGDESGLIGNLLYPIGFLLIVLGRYQLFTENTLTPVTLVLTRIAAIPQLLRVWGVVLVANVLGAALVAFMLAKTGVLDADSAAAARAFGLHGIETAWGPLFWKAVIAGWLVASMVWLNHAARDTVSRFFIVFFIMFIIPSADLFHCITGACEVFYLMFQGEAGFGDFGHFFSAVVLGNTVGGVLLVAILNNAQTRERRFPDRDCGELTLTWREFLFGLEPGEAKKAQPPGDRPDRAVEEESMLDRPIPTDETPAHA, encoded by the coding sequence ATGGCCCAACCTCCCCCTTCTCGTACGAGCCGCCGCGCCGTGATCAACGCCCAGGAACCGGCCCGGCCCGGCGAGGAAATGCGCGCCACCCTCGACCGCGCGAAGAGCGGCGCCCCGGCCTCCGGCCACGCCGTCCGCGACCTCTTCTCGACCGACGAGATCTTCCAGCGCCTCGTCGCCACGGCCGACGAGGAGTTCGTCCGCTCGACGCGGCTGCTGTTCCTCTCGGGCCTCGCCGCCGGGCTCTCGATCGGGCTCACGCTGATGGCGCGGAGCGCGGGCACGGCCGCCGTCCCCGGCGACGAGAGCGGGCTCATCGGGAATCTGCTCTACCCCATCGGCTTCCTCCTCATCGTGCTCGGGCGCTATCAACTGTTCACCGAGAACACGCTCACGCCCGTGACGCTCGTGCTCACGCGGATCGCGGCGATCCCCCAGCTCCTCCGCGTGTGGGGCGTCGTGCTCGTAGCGAACGTGCTCGGCGCGGCGCTCGTGGCGTTCATGCTCGCGAAGACGGGCGTGCTCGACGCCGACTCCGCCGCCGCTGCGCGGGCCTTCGGGCTGCACGGGATCGAGACGGCGTGGGGTCCGCTGTTCTGGAAAGCGGTCATCGCGGGCTGGCTCGTGGCGAGCATGGTGTGGCTGAACCACGCCGCGCGCGACACCGTGAGCCGGTTCTTCATCGTCTTCTTTATCATGTTCATCATCCCGAGCGCCGACCTCTTCCACTGCATCACCGGCGCCTGCGAGGTGTTCTATCTCATGTTCCAGGGCGAGGCCGGGTTCGGCGACTTCGGGCACTTCTTCAGCGCCGTCGTGCTCGGCAACACCGTTGGCGGCGTGCTCCTCGTCGCCATCCTCAACAACGCGCAGACGCGCGAGCGCCGCTTCCCCGACCGCGACTGCGGCGAGCTCACGCTGACGTGGCGGGAGTTCCTCTTCGGGCTCGAACCGGGCGAGGCGAAGAAGGCCCAGCCGCCCGGCGACCGGCCCGACCGCGCCGTGGAGGAGGAGAGCATGCTCGACCGCCCGATCCCCACCGATGAGACCCCCGCCCATGCCTGA
- a CDS encoding zinc-binding dehydrogenase, protein MPDTYRKLIATTLTPHFREAAELVEASVPEPGPGQLLVRNRYAGVNATDVNITAGRYAADPTLPFDLGAEAVGVVEAVGPDVKGFSPGDAVATGGLGGGYREFQLVNVRHAVPVPEASPEVLSIFVSGLTASIALNEVARMGEGETVLVTAAAGGTGQFAVQLAHLAGNHVIGTCGNDEKADLLRRLGCDRPVNYRAEDVASVLKREYRKGVDLVYESVGRGLFDAALGALAQRGRMLCIGYVSEYVDGVEAVERPRIYTQLLGRSASIHGFFLPHFREQYQAHTLKLMGLVREGKLDVAIDERLFEGVESIVDAVEYLHSGQSKGKVVVKL, encoded by the coding sequence ATGCCTGATACCTACCGCAAGCTGATCGCCACGACCCTCACGCCGCACTTCCGCGAGGCCGCCGAGCTCGTCGAAGCGTCGGTCCCTGAGCCGGGGCCGGGCCAGCTCCTCGTCCGCAACCGCTACGCCGGTGTCAACGCGACCGACGTGAACATCACTGCCGGCCGCTACGCAGCGGACCCAACGCTCCCCTTCGATCTCGGTGCCGAGGCGGTCGGTGTGGTCGAGGCCGTCGGGCCGGACGTGAAGGGATTTAGCCCCGGCGACGCCGTCGCCACCGGAGGCTTGGGCGGTGGATACCGCGAGTTCCAACTCGTCAACGTGCGCCACGCCGTGCCCGTCCCCGAGGCCTCGCCCGAGGTGCTGTCGATCTTCGTCAGCGGCCTCACGGCGTCGATCGCGCTCAATGAAGTGGCGCGGATGGGGGAGGGCGAGACGGTCCTCGTGACGGCGGCGGCGGGGGGGACGGGGCAGTTCGCCGTCCAGCTCGCGCACCTCGCCGGCAACCACGTCATCGGGACGTGCGGGAACGACGAGAAGGCCGACCTCCTCCGCCGCCTCGGCTGCGACCGCCCGGTCAACTACCGCGCGGAGGATGTGGCATCGGTGCTGAAGCGCGAGTACCGGAAGGGCGTGGACCTCGTCTACGAAAGCGTCGGGCGCGGCCTCTTCGACGCGGCGCTCGGTGCGCTCGCCCAGCGGGGGCGGATGCTGTGCATCGGCTACGTCAGCGAGTACGTCGACGGCGTCGAGGCGGTCGAGCGGCCCCGGATCTACACCCAACTCCTCGGCCGGTCGGCGTCGATCCACGGGTTCTTCCTGCCGCACTTCCGCGAGCAGTATCAGGCGCACACGCTCAAGCTGATGGGCCTCGTCCGCGAGGGTAAGCTCGACGTCGCCATCGACGAGCGCTTGTTCGAAGGCGTCGAGTCCATCGTCGACGCCGTCGAATACCTCCACAGCGGGCAAAGCAAAGGGAAAGTCGTCGTCAAACTCTGA
- a CDS encoding glucose 1-dehydrogenase, with protein sequence MQTSSSIAQRFRLDGKIAVVTGASKGIGEAIARGLAEFGAHVVVSSRKQDAVDAVAESIRTDGYEASALACHMGDVEAIHAFVDRVVDERGGIDIVVNNAAANPAFGPVEDTDGDAFDKIFDVNLRGPFELCKRALPSMRARGGGSIVNIASIGGLNPERGIGMYSVSKAALINLTQTFAKEWGPDGVRANAICPGFIQTKFSRVMWENDALLGKLERRLPLGRIGQAEEMAGLAVFLASDAASYCTGGVYLADGGYMLI encoded by the coding sequence ATGCAGACATCATCCAGCATCGCCCAGCGTTTCCGGCTCGATGGGAAAATCGCCGTCGTCACGGGGGCGTCGAAAGGCATCGGCGAGGCGATCGCGCGCGGGCTCGCCGAGTTCGGCGCCCACGTCGTCGTCAGCAGCCGGAAACAGGATGCCGTCGACGCCGTCGCCGAATCGATCCGCACCGACGGCTACGAAGCCTCGGCCCTCGCCTGCCACATGGGCGACGTCGAAGCCATCCACGCGTTCGTCGACCGCGTCGTGGACGAGCGCGGCGGGATCGACATCGTCGTCAACAACGCGGCGGCGAACCCCGCTTTTGGGCCCGTCGAGGACACCGACGGCGACGCCTTCGACAAGATCTTCGACGTGAACCTGCGCGGGCCGTTCGAGCTGTGCAAGCGCGCGCTCCCGTCGATGCGCGCGCGCGGCGGCGGCAGCATCGTCAACATCGCCTCGATCGGCGGGCTGAATCCGGAGCGGGGGATCGGGATGTACAGCGTGAGCAAGGCCGCGCTGATCAACCTCACGCAGACCTTCGCGAAGGAGTGGGGGCCGGACGGCGTCCGCGCGAACGCGATCTGCCCCGGTTTCATCCAGACGAAGTTCAGCCGGGTGATGTGGGAAAACGACGCCCTCCTCGGCAAGCTGGAGAGGCGGCTGCCGCTCGGGCGGATCGGACAGGCCGAGGAGATGGCGGGCCTCGCCGTGTTCCTCGCCTCCGACGCCGCGAGCTACTGCACCGGCGGCGTCTACCTCGCCGACGGCGGCTACATGCTGATCTGA
- a CDS encoding acyl-CoA dehydrogenase family protein has product MPDISDLLPRVRDFVRDTVRPLEEHLLAHDYDALEAGIEAARAEAKEVGLWNPQLAEAAGGLGLTLPEFGRVSEALGTSPLGHVVCNAQAPDAGNMEILLEHATDDQRSHFLEPLLRGDVRSCFAMTEPEHAGSNPAVLSTTARRDGDDYVIDGHKWFTTAADGAAFAIVMAVTNPEAESRYARASQFIVPTDTAGFEHVRRIPVMGDEGRGWFSHSEVRFTDCRVPVANRLGDEGAGFLIAQERLGPGRIHHCMRWIGVCERALDLLCRRAAERELSPGKPLATRQAVQFWIAESRAEIDAARLLVLDAADRVERDGARVARAAISAIKFHVADVLMRVLDRAIQTHGALGVTDDTLLSFWYRHERGARIYDGPDEVHKSVVAREVMKGYGLDLRN; this is encoded by the coding sequence ATGCCCGACATTTCTGACCTCCTCCCGCGTGTCCGCGACTTCGTGCGCGACACCGTCCGGCCGCTCGAAGAGCACCTCCTCGCGCACGATTACGACGCGCTTGAAGCGGGCATCGAAGCAGCGCGGGCGGAGGCGAAGGAGGTCGGGCTGTGGAACCCGCAGTTGGCGGAAGCTGCGGGCGGGCTCGGGCTGACGCTGCCCGAATTTGGTCGCGTCAGCGAAGCGCTCGGGACGAGCCCGCTCGGGCACGTCGTCTGCAACGCGCAGGCGCCGGACGCGGGCAACATGGAGATTCTTCTGGAGCACGCGACCGACGACCAGCGCTCCCACTTCCTCGAACCGCTCCTCCGGGGCGACGTTCGCTCCTGCTTCGCGATGACGGAGCCCGAGCACGCCGGCTCGAACCCCGCCGTCCTCTCGACGACGGCGCGGCGCGACGGCGACGACTACGTGATCGACGGCCACAAATGGTTCACGACGGCGGCCGACGGCGCGGCCTTCGCAATCGTGATGGCGGTGACGAATCCCGAGGCGGAGAGCCGCTACGCCCGCGCCAGTCAGTTCATCGTGCCGACCGACACGGCGGGCTTCGAGCACGTCCGCCGTATCCCGGTGATGGGCGACGAGGGGCGCGGCTGGTTCTCGCACTCCGAAGTCCGGTTCACCGATTGCCGCGTGCCCGTGGCCAACCGGCTCGGCGACGAGGGCGCGGGCTTCCTCATCGCCCAAGAGCGGCTCGGTCCGGGGCGCATCCACCATTGCATGCGGTGGATCGGTGTGTGCGAGCGGGCGCTCGACCTGTTGTGCCGGCGCGCGGCGGAGCGGGAGCTGTCGCCGGGCAAGCCGCTCGCGACGCGGCAGGCCGTGCAGTTCTGGATCGCCGAGAGCCGCGCCGAGATCGACGCCGCCCGACTTCTCGTGCTCGACGCCGCCGACCGCGTCGAGCGCGACGGCGCACGCGTGGCCCGCGCCGCGATCTCCGCTATCAAGTTCCACGTCGCGGATGTGCTGATGCGGGTGCTCGACCGGGCCATTCAAACGCATGGTGCGCTCGGCGTCACCGACGACACGCTGCTGTCCTTTTGGTACCGCCACGAGCGCGGCGCGCGGATCTATGACGGCCCCGATGAAGTCCACAAATCCGTCGTGGCCCGTGAGGTGATGAAGGGCTACGGGCTCGATCTCCGGAACTGA